A part of Olleya sp. Bg11-27 genomic DNA contains:
- the recG gene encoding ATP-dependent DNA helicase RecG — protein MSTNLQTPIDYLKGVGPNRATLLRKELGIHTYQDLINLFPNRYLDRTKYYKINQLLPNAAEVQIIGKITKFEEIAQKRGKRLVATFKDETGTMELVWFRGQKWIKEGLKLNATYVIFGKTNLFANKYNMPHPDIELLSEHEANLRSAMQAIYPSTEKLANRGISNRVMTKIMQNLFLETKGRFVETLSEKLLSENKLISKSEALLNVHFPKDQTALSKAEFRLKFEELFYIQLQLILKNLIHKAKIKGFPFETVGAHFNSFFKNHLPFELTNAQKRVLKEIRADLGSNAQMNRLLQGDVGSGKTIVALMSMLIAVDNGFQACLMAPTEILSVQHYNGLLELCNELEIKIKLLTGSSKTSERREIHKMLESGELDILIGTHAVLEDKVKFNNLGLVIIDEQHRFGVKQRSKLWKKNSLPPHVLVMTATPIPRTLAMSVYGDLDISVIDELPPGRQPIKTVHRYDSNRLKVFRFIRDEIAKKRQVYIVYPLIQENAQMDYKDLMDGYESLTRDFPMPEYQISIVHGKMKPADKEFEMQRFVKGETQIMVATTVIEVGVNVPNASVMVIESAERFGLSQLHQLRGRVGRGAEQSYCILMTSHKLSENSKTRVQTMTSTNDGFEIAEVDLRLRGPGDIMGTQQSGILNLRIADIVKDNDILQHARYWAKDLLTKDPSLSSPDNAIILETYRQMSKYKNIWNYIS, from the coding sequence ATGAGTACTAACTTACAAACTCCAATAGATTACTTAAAAGGTGTTGGGCCAAATCGTGCAACTTTATTGCGCAAGGAGTTGGGTATTCATACCTATCAAGATTTAATAAATCTGTTTCCAAATCGGTATTTGGATCGTACAAAATATTATAAAATCAACCAATTATTACCTAATGCTGCCGAGGTACAAATTATTGGTAAAATCACAAAATTTGAAGAGATTGCTCAGAAAAGAGGCAAGCGATTAGTTGCGACTTTTAAGGACGAAACTGGCACCATGGAATTGGTTTGGTTTAGAGGTCAAAAATGGATTAAGGAAGGGTTAAAATTAAACGCAACTTATGTCATTTTTGGAAAAACAAACTTGTTTGCAAACAAGTATAATATGCCACATCCTGATATCGAATTATTGTCAGAACATGAAGCTAATTTACGCAGTGCGATGCAAGCGATTTATCCTTCAACAGAAAAATTAGCTAACAGAGGAATTAGCAATCGCGTGATGACAAAAATCATGCAAAATTTGTTCCTTGAAACCAAGGGGAGATTTGTTGAAACCTTGTCCGAAAAACTACTCTCAGAAAACAAATTAATTTCGAAATCTGAAGCCCTTTTAAATGTTCATTTTCCAAAAGACCAAACAGCCCTTTCTAAAGCTGAATTTAGACTGAAATTTGAAGAATTATTTTACATACAATTACAATTAATTCTTAAAAATCTAATTCATAAAGCAAAAATTAAAGGCTTCCCTTTTGAAACGGTTGGCGCTCATTTTAATTCGTTTTTCAAAAACCATTTACCGTTTGAATTAACCAATGCACAGAAGCGCGTATTAAAAGAAATCAGAGCAGATTTAGGCAGTAATGCGCAAATGAATCGCCTTTTACAAGGTGATGTTGGCTCTGGAAAAACCATAGTTGCATTAATGTCAATGTTAATAGCGGTTGACAATGGTTTTCAAGCTTGCTTAATGGCACCGACTGAAATTTTGTCAGTACAACACTATAATGGTTTACTAGAACTATGTAATGAATTAGAAATCAAAATAAAACTACTCACAGGTTCAAGTAAAACTTCAGAACGGAGAGAAATACACAAAATGCTAGAAAGTGGTGAATTAGACATTTTAATTGGCACACATGCTGTTTTAGAAGATAAGGTTAAATTCAACAATTTGGGACTCGTAATTATTGACGAGCAACACCGTTTTGGAGTCAAGCAACGTTCTAAGCTTTGGAAAAAAAACAGTCTTCCGCCTCACGTTTTAGTCATGACAGCAACTCCAATTCCGAGAACATTAGCGATGTCTGTTTATGGCGATTTAGACATCTCCGTAATTGACGAATTACCCCCTGGAAGACAGCCCATAAAAACGGTCCATAGATACGACTCCAATCGACTAAAAGTATTCCGTTTTATTCGTGACGAAATTGCTAAAAAAAGACAGGTCTATATTGTCTATCCTTTAATACAAGAAAACGCTCAGATGGACTACAAGGATCTGATGGATGGTTACGAAAGTTTGACCCGAGATTTTCCGATGCCCGAGTATCAAATATCCATTGTTCATGGTAAAATGAAACCCGCAGATAAGGAGTTTGAAATGCAACGTTTTGTTAAAGGCGAAACTCAAATTATGGTAGCAACTACAGTGATTGAAGTTGGCGTAAATGTGCCCAATGCTTCGGTCATGGTAATTGAAAGTGCTGAGCGTTTTGGACTGTCACAATTACACCAATTAAGAGGTCGTGTTGGACGTGGTGCAGAGCAAAGTTATTGCATCTTAATGACCAGTCATAAATTATCAGAAAACAGTAAAACACGTGTCCAAACCATGACCAGTACAAATGATGGTTTTGAGATTGCAGAAGTGGATTTACGACTTCGTGGGCCTGGAGATATTATGGGGACCCAACAAAGCGGAATCTTAAATTTACGCATTGCAGATATTGTAAAAGACAACGACATTTTGCAACATGCACGTTATTGGGCAAAAGACCTTTTAACTAAAGATCCAAGTTTAAGTAGTCCTGATAATGCAATTATATTAGAGACGTACCGACAAATGAGTAAATACAAAAACATCTGGAACTACATTAGCTAA
- a CDS encoding flavin monoamine oxidase family protein yields MTTKNTDVLIIGAGLTGLTLAYLLKSLNVKTTIIEANTRIGGRIVTKRNTNEAPIDLGATWLVPQQTNVLNLLKTLNIEVFEQFYGATAIYQPDPNKQAQLVALPNNESVSYRIKNGTQTLIETLADQLDSTSIQTDTSVISIQLKAEYLEVKTNKQTYHSTYVISTLPPALFNQNISVTPELPEVITDVLSKTHTWMHNSIRAGFTYKTPFWKHPQSSGTIYANSGPLQEFYDHCNAEQSLYALSGFMSANLHDLGKKQRKQLALDQLQSYYGDQALEYLSYEECVWIAQKHTIKPDNNFLMPQQNNGHPLYQERYLNERLFIAGAETSPVFSGKMEAAASSAMHVFNSLKAEIN; encoded by the coding sequence ATGACCACAAAAAACACTGACGTACTAATTATTGGCGCTGGACTAACAGGCTTAACACTAGCCTATTTACTTAAATCGTTAAACGTAAAAACAACTATAATCGAAGCTAATACACGTATTGGCGGGCGCATTGTAACCAAACGCAATACTAATGAAGCACCAATAGATCTTGGAGCAACATGGCTTGTACCTCAGCAAACAAACGTTTTGAACTTACTAAAAACACTAAATATTGAGGTTTTTGAACAGTTTTACGGAGCAACCGCAATTTACCAACCAGATCCTAATAAACAAGCGCAACTAGTAGCTTTACCCAATAATGAATCGGTGAGTTACCGCATTAAAAACGGAACACAAACCCTAATTGAAACGTTAGCGGACCAATTAGACAGTACAAGTATTCAAACCGATACTAGCGTAATTTCAATTCAGCTTAAAGCGGAATACCTAGAAGTAAAAACGAATAAGCAGACCTACCATTCAACATATGTGATTTCGACCCTACCTCCTGCTTTATTTAATCAAAACATTAGCGTAACACCGGAATTACCCGAAGTTATAACGGACGTTTTATCAAAAACACATACCTGGATGCACAACTCCATTAGAGCTGGCTTTACCTATAAAACCCCTTTTTGGAAACACCCGCAAAGCAGTGGGACTATTTATGCCAATTCAGGACCTTTACAAGAGTTTTATGACCATTGTAACGCTGAGCAATCCCTATATGCTCTAAGTGGTTTTATGAGCGCTAATTTGCACGATTTAGGCAAAAAACAACGCAAACAATTAGCTTTAGACCAATTACAAAGCTATTATGGCGACCAAGCCTTAGAGTATTTAAGTTACGAAGAGTGCGTATGGATTGCTCAAAAACACACGATTAAACCAGATAACAACTTTTTAATGCCTCAGCAAAATAACGGGCACCCACTTTATCAAGAACGCTATTTAAATGAAAGACTTTTTATTGCTGGAGCAGAAACTAGCCCAGTGTTTTCAGGTAAAATGGAAGCTGCTGCTAGTAGTGCCATGCATGTTTTTAATTCGCTTAAAGCGGAAATTAATTAA
- a CDS encoding tRNA-(ms[2]io[6]A)-hydroxylase: MLHLKLETDPRWVTIAESNIEEILTDHAWCEQKAATNAITIITHNSEKVDLVTELLELAKEELEHFQMVHEIIKKRGYTLGRERKDHYVNELYKFMNKGGSRLQSMVDRLLFSAMIEARSCERFKLLSERINDEELSKFYYELMVSEAGHYTTFITFARKYGQDIDVDKRWQELVEFEGELIKSYGTSEGIHG; encoded by the coding sequence ATGCTTCACCTTAAATTAGAAACCGATCCACGCTGGGTTACTATCGCCGAGTCTAACATAGAAGAAATCCTTACAGACCACGCCTGGTGCGAGCAAAAAGCGGCCACTAATGCGATTACGATTATTACGCATAACTCGGAAAAAGTCGATTTAGTCACAGAGCTTTTAGAATTAGCTAAAGAAGAATTGGAACACTTTCAAATGGTTCATGAAATCATTAAAAAACGGGGTTATACTTTAGGTCGCGAGCGTAAAGACCATTATGTTAACGAACTTTATAAGTTCATGAATAAAGGCGGAAGCAGATTACAATCGATGGTTGATCGCTTATTATTCTCGGCAATGATAGAAGCCAGAAGTTGCGAGCGTTTTAAACTATTATCGGAACGTATAAACGATGAAGAACTCTCTAAATTTTACTACGAATTAATGGTTAGTGAAGCAGGACATTACACAACATTTATCACTTTTGCTAGAAAATACGGTCAAGATATTGATGTTGATAAACGCTGGCAAGAGTTAGTAGAATTTGAAGGCGAATTAATTAAAAGTTACGGAACAAGCGAAGGAATCCACGGATAA